Proteins from a single region of Campylobacter sp. RM16704:
- a CDS encoding disulfide bond formation protein B has product MNTYLSKNDQYFYLFMTTAVLLILAIPVGFANMYLGYFHNESPCTLCWFERIGMIVIGVLGMLILRYGPQIKYIVCVFLFAGYGIYMGIRHTASWWQRDIGIGLGDKLVGAHTYTWAVVVYWCVVVVMGLALLFIRKNSSMMEDLANKEIKVKPLSAYSKFVIVISFVVVCSNAFQALIINGLPPYTGKSNPDRLTFDMSIMSKTWTMDVWKRLGDFSLLGKNVPEDVFIKDLVEPKNLSFDKNASNGAFEITKNIEFLDSQEINIPELKKFKNINAIAYNKNNDEFALVTNEMAVSYTKDFKESTGFVLFDKTNGNDMRYIADATFIGNKFVIGASNKTFAGTEKTDKPIDEMLEWQTFKETTKGIAPAFYTKKGESWYEPSRKYVLTIRAKQNYVHSYANDGQFLYLITVPNKFSKKLILSYASTKDYLLSGEKVLSVGENLKIKEGKNINDYYIVGADIIGDKMLALSLRYNTLLVIDYKNAKIIDAYEINGLDNPKSLAIKNDMIYVLDRNNENKDIIKIYKSPL; this is encoded by the coding sequence ATGAATACTTATTTAAGCAAAAATGATCAATATTTTTATCTTTTTATGACTACTGCTGTTTTACTTATTTTAGCAATACCGGTAGGTTTTGCAAATATGTATTTGGGATATTTCCATAATGAATCCCCTTGCACATTATGTTGGTTTGAACGTATTGGTATGATAGTAATTGGTGTTCTTGGAATGCTTATATTACGCTATGGCCCTCAAATAAAATATATTGTATGTGTATTTTTATTTGCTGGATATGGGATTTATATGGGAATTCGTCATACGGCTAGTTGGTGGCAAAGAGATATTGGTATAGGTTTAGGGGATAAATTAGTAGGAGCACATACTTATACTTGGGCTGTTGTAGTGTATTGGTGCGTTGTTGTTGTAATGGGACTTGCTTTACTTTTTATAAGAAAAAATAGTTCTATGATGGAAGATCTTGCTAATAAAGAAATAAAAGTTAAACCTTTAAGTGCCTATTCTAAATTTGTTATTGTTATATCTTTTGTAGTAGTTTGTTCTAATGCTTTTCAAGCTTTAATTATCAATGGTTTGCCTCCATATACAGGAAAATCCAACCCTGATCGTTTGACTTTTGATATGAGCATTATGAGTAAAACATGGACAATGGATGTTTGGAAAAGACTTGGTGATTTTAGTCTTTTAGGAAAAAATGTTCCAGAAGATGTTTTTATTAAAGATTTAGTTGAACCAAAAAATTTAAGTTTTGATAAAAATGCTTCAAATGGAGCTTTTGAAATTACTAAAAATATAGAATTTTTAGATAGTCAAGAAATAAACATACCTGAACTTAAAAAATTCAAAAATATCAATGCTATAGCTTATAACAAAAACAACGATGAATTTGCTTTAGTAACAAATGAAATGGCTGTATCTTACACTAAAGATTTCAAAGAATCAACTGGCTTTGTTTTATTTGATAAAACCAATGGAAATGATATGAGATACATTGCAGATGCCACATTCATAGGAAATAAATTTGTCATTGGAGCATCAAATAAAACTTTTGCTGGAACAGAAAAAACAGATAAACCTATTGATGAAATGCTAGAATGGCAAACCTTTAAAGAAACTACAAAAGGTATAGCTCCTGCATTTTACACTAAAAAAGGCGAAAGCTGGTATGAGCCTTCTAGAAAGTATGTTTTAACTATAAGAGCTAAGCAAAATTATGTACATTCTTATGCTAATGATGGACAATTTTTGTATTTAATTACAGTCCCAAATAAATTTAGCAAAAAACTTATTCTTTCTTATGCAAGTACCAAAGATTATTTATTAAGTGGAGAAAAAGTTTTAAGTGTCGGTGAAAATTTAAAAATAAAAGAAGGTAAAAACATTAATGATTATTATATCGTTGGAGCAGATATTATCGGTGATAAAATGTTAGCATTGAGCTTACGCTATAACACACTTCTTGTAATTGATTATAAAAACGCAAAAATCATTGATGCTTACGAAATCAATGGTCTTGACAATCCAAAATCACTTGCAATTAAAAACGATATGATTTATGTACTAGATCGCAACAACGAAAATAAAGACATAATCAAAATTTATAAAAGTCCTTTATAA